Proteins from a single region of Desulfosporosinus sp. Sb-LF:
- a CDS encoding TetR/AcrR family transcriptional regulator, whose product MTELSRRERKKKETRERIFTNAMQLFRLQGFTATSVQQITQQADVGKGTFYNYFSTKEAVILEFSRRTWKDLVNKGRQEPTVSTRQRLGDLLQAWVGFMIEDREIAWVTVRNREGADYDMSLHYALLAILTVGQQNNEISRVFDPAFLAESLEGMVVQHFIRWFVSDVGDLHEEVNHSLAVFLDGLSDNQQEA is encoded by the coding sequence ATGACGGAGTTGTCTCGTCGAGAGCGTAAAAAGAAAGAAACGCGTGAAAGGATTTTCACGAACGCAATGCAGCTTTTCCGCTTACAAGGATTCACAGCCACTTCTGTCCAACAAATTACACAGCAAGCGGACGTGGGAAAAGGGACTTTTTATAATTACTTTTCGACAAAAGAGGCTGTTATATTAGAATTTTCACGTCGAACATGGAAGGACCTGGTAAATAAAGGACGTCAAGAGCCCACTGTAAGCACCCGGCAACGATTAGGGGACCTTCTTCAAGCTTGGGTAGGATTTATGATAGAAGATCGGGAAATCGCATGGGTCACGGTGCGAAATCGCGAAGGGGCAGATTACGATATGAGTTTGCATTATGCTCTCCTTGCAATTTTGACAGTCGGGCAACAAAACAACGAAATTAGCAGAGTATTTGATCCTGCTTTTTTGGCTGAAAGCCTGGAGGGAATGGTGGTACAGCATTTTATCCGCTGGTTTGTTTCTGATGTGGGCGATTTGCATGAAGAAGTAAACCATTCGCTTGCTGTGTTTTTAGACGGGCTCTCGGACAATCAGCAGGAGGCCTGA
- the uppP gene encoding undecaprenyl-diphosphatase UppP: protein MTVLHALILGIVQGLGEFLPISSSAHLVLIPWLFGWEDPGLTFDVALHMGTLLAVVLYFWNDWVRLIRAALRRRASNDKRIFWYLIVATIPGGLFGLALEKKAETIFRSPLLIGTMMIVMGILLYLADRKRQLRKMDTMTLADAVWIGLSQALAIIPGVSRSGSTMTMARFLDLTREDAARFSFLMSTPIIMGAGLLKLRHLTMASINLPFSVGVISSFVVGILSISFLLRYLRTSNFGLFVGYRFLIGIVVIGFALAGH, encoded by the coding sequence GTGACGGTTTTACACGCATTAATATTAGGTATTGTGCAAGGTTTGGGTGAGTTTTTGCCTATCTCTAGCTCTGCGCACCTTGTACTAATCCCATGGCTTTTTGGATGGGAAGATCCGGGATTGACGTTTGATGTTGCACTTCATATGGGTACTTTGTTGGCTGTGGTTCTGTATTTCTGGAACGATTGGGTCAGATTGATTAGAGCCGCCTTGCGACGTCGTGCTTCAAATGATAAACGTATTTTCTGGTACTTAATCGTAGCGACCATACCCGGTGGATTGTTTGGTTTAGCGCTCGAGAAAAAAGCAGAGACTATTTTTCGTTCTCCTTTGCTCATCGGAACTATGATGATTGTCATGGGGATCCTCTTATATCTCGCAGATCGCAAACGTCAACTTCGTAAAATGGATACGATGACTCTTGCAGATGCTGTTTGGATTGGACTTTCGCAAGCGCTAGCGATTATTCCCGGAGTGTCTCGTTCCGGAAGTACTATGACAATGGCTCGTTTCTTAGATTTAACCAGAGAAGATGCTGCCCGCTTTTCTTTCCTTATGTCTACACCTATTATTATGGGCGCCGGACTATTGAAACTTCGGCATTTAACGATGGCTTCCATAAACTTACCCTTTTCGGTTGGCGTTATTTCCTCATTTGTTGTCGGCATTCTTAGTATTTCATTCTTACTGCGGTATTTAAGAACCAGTAACTTTGGACTTTTTGTAGGTTACCGGTTTCTAATTGGTATCGTTGTGATTGGGTTCGCTTTAGCAGGACATTAG
- a CDS encoding P1 family peptidase, translating to MHKRSTPRNLGLWMGHVPVGPNNDITDVPGVSVGNVSLIKGAGSLIPARGGPVRTGVTAILPCPGNIYRQPCRAGIEVINGYGKSIGVPFIQEMGILNCPVLLTNTLSVNDVAHGVITYLLQQNPEIGNDARTPNVVVLECDDSYLNDIRGRHVKPWDAILAIQRATKGPIEQGNVGAGVGMSCFQMKGGIGSSSRLVFNHNESRHVVGILALANFGLLRDFLLAGVPVGQFLSVPGVGYIPGSLILVGITDAPLSRWQLKQLARRACLGIARTGSISMTGSGDFCLMVSTYSGDDNVLSDWELDDYFRAVVEATAESIWNSLFLAQTMQGRDGNIRHALPIEKTLNLVRGWHGGFAST from the coding sequence ATGCATAAAAGAAGCACACCGAGAAATTTAGGGCTTTGGATGGGGCATGTGCCAGTGGGCCCCAATAATGACATTACGGATGTGCCTGGTGTTAGTGTAGGAAATGTTTCTCTAATTAAGGGTGCTGGATCGCTAATTCCTGCCAGAGGGGGTCCTGTTCGAACAGGTGTGACGGCTATTCTCCCTTGTCCTGGTAATATCTATCGGCAACCCTGTCGCGCTGGGATCGAGGTTATAAATGGATATGGAAAATCGATTGGTGTTCCCTTTATTCAAGAAATGGGGATTCTCAATTGTCCGGTATTATTGACTAATACGCTTAGTGTCAATGATGTAGCCCACGGTGTCATCACGTATCTTTTACAGCAAAATCCCGAAATTGGAAATGATGCACGGACTCCTAATGTCGTTGTTTTGGAATGCGATGATTCATATCTAAATGATATTCGAGGGCGCCATGTTAAGCCGTGGGATGCTATACTTGCCATTCAACGGGCAACTAAGGGGCCGATAGAGCAGGGTAATGTTGGTGCTGGAGTGGGAATGTCCTGCTTTCAAATGAAAGGGGGAATTGGGAGTTCTTCCCGTCTTGTTTTTAATCATAATGAGAGTAGGCATGTCGTAGGGATACTCGCTCTGGCAAATTTCGGCCTGTTACGTGATTTCCTCTTAGCAGGGGTTCCTGTCGGACAATTTCTTTCAGTGCCTGGAGTAGGGTACATTCCAGGTTCATTAATTCTTGTGGGTATTACAGACGCTCCATTATCACGATGGCAATTAAAACAACTTGCTCGTCGAGCCTGTTTAGGAATAGCGCGTACTGGGTCAATCTCGATGACTGGCAGCGGTGATTTTTGCTTAATGGTCAGCACTTATTCTGGCGATGACAACGTTTTGTCAGACTGGGAGCTGGATGATTATTTCAGAGCTGTTGTTGAAGCCACGGCAGAAAGCATTTGGAACTCCCTATTTCTAGCACAAACTATGCAAGGTCGAGATGGAAATATCCGTCATGCCCTGCCTATTGAGAAAACGCTTAATCTGGTCCGTGGCTGGCATGGAGGGTTCGCATCCACATAA
- a CDS encoding ATP-binding protein yields the protein MFMILSLVLIITTIISKTLHLPGFFRIIFAFFPFMAIVLWFRLWSSAWGKAWVMSAALLLVISRVSPSSTLFLLVHVLFLLGVMFLFDHKETQERLLHQRHIKAMRVLLRQSPPLIKTLDYTREAIILLDHTGSIIESNPQSSLLLSLPDSSLLGQSISTVLGILPNFKPDTPPEHGEIIWKNPSGVEKHLRFQTRPLLDFDIQCCTVLLLFDISEEKERSEASLQAAKFLIISEVSAGLAHEIRNPLTTIKGFMQLITPEQWPQFFRPYQQLILDEIQSIDQMLSKFVLLTSPTAPQMKPVDLTEAIHSMAEITHPICLSQSVTLILQLSVTSVHVIGDHEQLLQALLFILNNAIEASPKGEKVIIHLEEQETLVRISIIDYGSGVPKNLRNRVFDPFFTSKKEGTGLGLTIAQQIVLAHHGKLHFSEDEPICGTEVVIDLPHSSSFTRGILSA from the coding sequence ATGTTTATGATATTGTCTCTAGTCCTCATTATAACCACTATTATCAGTAAAACCCTACATCTGCCGGGCTTTTTTCGCATCATTTTCGCGTTCTTCCCGTTCATGGCTATCGTTTTATGGTTTAGACTTTGGTCAAGTGCTTGGGGCAAAGCCTGGGTCATGTCAGCCGCTTTGCTTTTGGTCATTTCACGAGTATCTCCAAGCTCGACCCTATTTCTTTTAGTTCATGTACTCTTCCTGCTTGGGGTCATGTTTCTCTTTGATCACAAGGAAACACAAGAACGCCTGCTTCATCAACGTCACATCAAAGCTATGCGTGTGTTGCTTCGGCAAAGTCCCCCCTTAATCAAAACCCTCGACTATACACGCGAAGCAATTATCTTATTGGACCATACAGGATCTATTATAGAATCAAATCCTCAATCGAGCCTACTTTTATCGTTACCTGACTCCTCTTTACTAGGCCAATCTATATCTACTGTTCTGGGTATTTTACCAAATTTTAAACCGGATACTCCGCCGGAGCACGGTGAAATCATCTGGAAAAACCCGTCAGGAGTAGAAAAACACCTGCGGTTTCAGACTCGGCCTCTACTGGACTTTGATATTCAATGCTGTACGGTCCTACTGCTTTTCGATATTAGCGAAGAAAAAGAACGATCTGAGGCCTCTTTGCAAGCAGCAAAGTTTCTCATTATTAGTGAGGTCTCTGCGGGTTTAGCGCATGAAATCCGCAACCCTTTAACAACCATCAAAGGGTTCATGCAACTGATTACACCCGAACAGTGGCCCCAGTTCTTTCGTCCATATCAACAACTGATTCTCGATGAAATCCAATCCATTGATCAAATGTTGAGTAAATTCGTGCTACTAACAAGCCCAACAGCACCTCAAATGAAACCTGTTGACTTGACCGAAGCCATTCATTCTATGGCGGAAATAACCCATCCCATTTGTCTCTCACAGAGCGTAACCCTCATTCTCCAACTCTCCGTCACATCGGTCCACGTCATTGGTGACCACGAACAACTCCTCCAAGCGCTTCTATTTATTCTAAATAACGCCATTGAAGCCTCACCCAAAGGAGAAAAGGTCATCATTCATTTAGAAGAACAAGAAACGCTCGTAAGGATCAGCATTATCGATTACGGTTCTGGTGTTCCCAAAAACCTACGTAATCGGGTCTTTGATCCCTTCTTTACCTCAAAAAAAGAAGGGACCGGACTGGGTTTAACCATTGCTCAACAAATCGTCCTTGCTCATCATGGCAAACTTCACTTTTCCGAAGATGAACCTATTTGTGGAACCGAAGTAGTCATTGATTTACCGCACTCCTCAAGTTTCACGAGGGGCATCCTTTCTGCATAA
- a CDS encoding N-acetyltransferase, whose protein sequence is MKLRKARIADVEEMMLLINSNAEQGLMLGRSRNMLYENIREFLLAEIDGQLVGVASLHVLWSDLAEIRALAVSSDYKRKGIGTKIVKGLEEEARELGCTKLFALTYQPEFFKHCGYEQVSKDEMPQKVWTECINCIKFPNCDEIAVSRIL, encoded by the coding sequence ATGAAATTGCGTAAGGCCCGAATAGCTGATGTTGAAGAAATGATGTTATTAATTAATAGTAATGCAGAACAAGGACTCATGCTGGGCCGATCAAGAAATATGCTTTATGAAAATATTCGCGAATTCTTGCTGGCGGAAATAGATGGTCAGTTAGTAGGGGTTGCATCCCTCCATGTCCTTTGGAGTGATTTGGCAGAAATACGAGCATTAGCAGTCTCTAGTGACTATAAAAGGAAAGGGATAGGAACAAAGATCGTTAAAGGACTTGAAGAAGAAGCGAGGGAACTAGGATGTACGAAGCTCTTTGCTCTAACCTATCAGCCCGAGTTCTTTAAACACTGTGGTTATGAACAAGTCAGTAAGGATGAAATGCCTCAAAAGGTTTGGACAGAGTGTATCAATTGTATCAAGTTTCCTAATTGTGATGAGATTGCCGTCAGCCGTATCCTATAA